In a genomic window of Roseomonas aeriglobus:
- a CDS encoding SDR family oxidoreductase — MNIDLSGKTALVTGSTAGIGFAIAKGLTAAGAIVVLNGRDESRTQEAVAKLKREFGDADVRGVAGNVGTEAGCDAIVSALPAVDILVNNAGIFGPQDFFETLDEEWERFFRVNVLSGVRLSRAYLPGMRDKGWGRVLFLSSESGLNIPADMIHYGVTKTADLALSRGLAKRMAGTGVTVNAILPGPTLSEGVTEMLADAVASGKSLEEAGADFVRAHRPSSIIRRAATVGEVANLCVYIASPQASATTGAALRVDGGVVDTIA; from the coding sequence ATGAACATCGACCTTTCCGGCAAGACGGCGCTCGTGACAGGTTCGACGGCCGGCATTGGCTTTGCGATTGCGAAGGGGTTGACGGCGGCCGGGGCGATCGTCGTCCTGAACGGGCGCGACGAGAGCCGGACCCAGGAGGCTGTTGCCAAGCTGAAGCGTGAGTTCGGGGATGCCGATGTGCGCGGTGTGGCCGGAAACGTCGGAACGGAAGCCGGATGCGATGCCATCGTATCCGCGCTTCCAGCGGTCGACATCCTGGTGAACAATGCCGGCATCTTCGGCCCGCAGGACTTTTTCGAGACACTCGATGAGGAATGGGAGCGCTTCTTCCGGGTCAACGTGTTGTCGGGCGTACGCCTGTCCCGGGCCTATCTCCCGGGGATGCGGGACAAAGGCTGGGGTCGGGTGCTGTTCCTGTCCTCGGAATCCGGCCTAAACATCCCGGCGGACATGATCCACTACGGCGTGACCAAAACGGCCGACCTTGCCTTGTCGCGTGGGCTGGCCAAGCGCATGGCGGGCACGGGCGTGACGGTGAACGCCATTCTTCCCGGTCCAACGTTGTCGGAGGGCGTGACCGAGATGCTGGCGGACGCGGTCGCATCGGGCAAATCGTTGGAAGAGGCCGGCGCCGATTTCGTCAGGGCGCACCGACCGTCCTCCATTATTCGGCGTGCTGCCACGGTCGGGGAAGTCGCCAACCTGTGCGTCTATATCGCCTCTCCGCAGGCGTCCGCGACCACCGGTGCGGCGCTACGCGTTGACGGCGGTGTGGTGGATACGATCGCCTGA
- a CDS encoding SDR family oxidoreductase — MTIGVTGATGQLGRLVIESLKRKSTGEPIVALVRSPEKASDLGVEARAFDYAQPETLTPALAGIDTLLLISSSEVGQREAQHRNVIEAAKTAGIKRIVYTSLLHADRSPISLGEEHRATEALLASSGIPTTLLRNGWYTENYTGSIPAALENGALVGSAGEGRLSLATRADYAQAAAIVLTSDGHEGKTYELAGDDAVTLADLAAEISRQTGRDIPYRDLPQADYAAILKQVGLPEGFAEGLAAWDVDASNGALFDDGHQLSKLIGRSTTPLADAVRAQLAAQG, encoded by the coding sequence ATGACCATCGGCGTCACCGGCGCGACTGGCCAGCTTGGCCGCCTCGTCATCGAAAGCTTGAAGCGCAAGTCGACCGGCGAGCCGATCGTGGCGCTGGTGCGCTCGCCCGAAAAGGCCAGCGACCTGGGTGTCGAGGCACGCGCGTTCGATTACGCGCAGCCTGAGACACTCACTCCGGCACTGGCCGGGATCGACACGTTGCTTTTGATCTCGTCGAGCGAGGTCGGGCAGCGCGAGGCACAGCACCGCAACGTCATCGAGGCCGCCAAGACGGCGGGCATCAAGCGTATCGTCTACACCAGCCTGCTGCACGCCGACCGATCGCCGATCAGCCTGGGTGAGGAACACCGCGCGACCGAAGCGCTGCTGGCGTCCTCCGGTATCCCAACGACTCTCCTGCGCAATGGCTGGTACACCGAGAACTACACCGGCTCGATTCCCGCAGCCCTGGAGAATGGCGCGCTCGTCGGCAGCGCTGGCGAGGGACGCCTGTCGCTCGCGACCCGCGCCGATTATGCCCAAGCCGCAGCCATCGTGCTGACCAGCGACGGCCATGAGGGCAAGACCTATGAGCTGGCCGGTGACGACGCGGTGACGCTCGCCGACCTTGCCGCCGAGATCTCGCGCCAGACGGGTCGCGACATCCCGTACCGCGACCTGCCGCAGGCCGATTACGCTGCGATCCTGAAGCAGGTGGGCCTGCCCGAGGGCTTCGCCGAAGGGCTTGCCGCATGGGACGTCGATGCCTCGAACGGTGCGCTGTTTGATGACGGCCACCAACTCTCGAAGCTGATCGGGCGTTCGACGACACCGCTGGCCGACGCCGTGCGGGCGCAACTCGCCGCGCAGGGCTGA
- a CDS encoding dioxygenase produces MTMSVQPTYFIPHGGGPCFFMDDPRGVWSGMEAFLRSLPNSLAEKPKAILVVSGHWETDGFALTGAERPELIYDYYNFPPHTYQLRYDVPGSPALAARGAALLKDAGIPSSVDPERGLDHGVFVPLKVAFPNADIPLIEMSVERGLDPALHVAAGRALAPLREEGVLILGSGMSFHNMRAYGDPRSTPGSQAFDQWLAESMELDGAQRAERLAHWADAPSARFAHPPAKEEHLLPLMVAAGAAEGEGARVYAEEVLSTAISGFRFN; encoded by the coding sequence ATGACCATGAGCGTCCAGCCTACCTACTTCATCCCGCATGGCGGCGGCCCCTGCTTCTTCATGGACGATCCGCGCGGCGTGTGGAGCGGTATGGAAGCGTTCCTGCGCAGCCTGCCGAACTCGCTTGCCGAGAAGCCCAAGGCTATCCTCGTCGTCTCGGGACATTGGGAGACGGACGGCTTTGCCTTGACCGGCGCCGAACGGCCCGAGCTGATCTACGACTATTACAACTTCCCGCCCCATACCTATCAGCTGCGCTACGACGTACCAGGCTCGCCCGCGCTCGCCGCCCGTGGCGCGGCCCTGCTCAAGGATGCGGGGATCCCTTCCTCTGTCGACCCGGAGCGGGGCCTGGATCACGGCGTGTTCGTGCCCCTCAAGGTCGCCTTTCCGAATGCGGACATTCCGCTGATCGAGATGTCCGTCGAGCGCGGGCTGGACCCGGCCCTCCATGTCGCTGCGGGCCGCGCCCTCGCGCCGCTGCGTGAGGAAGGTGTGCTGATCCTGGGTTCGGGCATGAGCTTCCACAACATGCGCGCCTATGGCGACCCGCGCTCGACGCCCGGCTCGCAGGCGTTCGACCAGTGGCTGGCCGAGAGCATGGAACTGGATGGTGCGCAGCGAGCCGAGCGTCTGGCGCATTGGGCCGATGCGCCATCGGCGCGGTTCGCCCATCCGCCCGCCAAGGAGGAGCATCTGCTGCCCCTGATGGTCGCGGCCGGCGCGGCCGAAGGCGAAGGCGCCCGGGTCTATGCCGAGGAAGTGCTGTCGACCGCCATCTCGGGTTTCCGTTTCAACTGA
- a CDS encoding LysR family transcriptional regulator, with amino-acid sequence MADRLTGMDVFVRAIRLGGISAAARDLHMSPAMAAKHLDALEARLGTTLVQRSTRRLSLTEAGTDYFEKAERILMEIGEAEAEASSRSITAQGLLRVSAPATFGVLHLASLIPAFSARHPEVTIELSFNDRYVDLLEERWDVAVRIGRLANSALVARKLVAMRVVLCAAPSYLARRGTPTRLADLGDHDCLGHTNASLAGTTSWAFGKDGTIKVPISGSMCSDNGEALVRAAIAGQGLVYGPRFIAAEALRAGQLSELELDEPPMMLGAAYAITHPTRRPAAKTRAWIDFLAEALPALGTDW; translated from the coding sequence ATGGCGGATCGGTTGACGGGTATGGACGTGTTCGTGCGGGCGATCAGGCTCGGTGGCATCTCTGCTGCCGCACGCGATCTGCACATGTCGCCTGCGATGGCGGCCAAGCACCTGGATGCTCTTGAAGCGCGGCTTGGCACAACGCTGGTCCAGCGCTCGACGCGTCGGCTGTCGCTGACCGAGGCAGGGACCGACTATTTCGAAAAAGCCGAACGCATCCTGATGGAGATCGGTGAAGCCGAGGCGGAGGCATCGTCGCGGTCGATCACCGCGCAGGGGCTGCTGCGCGTCAGTGCGCCCGCCACCTTCGGCGTTCTGCACCTTGCCTCACTCATCCCTGCTTTCTCCGCACGTCATCCCGAGGTGACGATCGAACTGAGCTTCAACGATCGTTACGTCGACCTGCTGGAAGAACGTTGGGATGTCGCCGTACGGATCGGGCGCCTCGCCAACAGTGCGCTTGTTGCCCGCAAGCTCGTGGCGATGCGCGTCGTGTTGTGTGCCGCCCCCTCTTATTTGGCGAGGCGGGGAACGCCAACCCGCCTGGCCGATCTCGGCGATCACGATTGTCTGGGCCACACCAACGCGTCGCTTGCAGGAACGACATCGTGGGCGTTCGGCAAAGACGGGACGATCAAGGTGCCGATCTCAGGATCGATGTGTTCCGACAATGGCGAGGCCTTGGTTCGCGCTGCCATCGCGGGCCAAGGGCTGGTCTATGGGCCACGCTTTATTGCGGCAGAGGCGCTTCGCGCCGGCCAATTGAGCGAGCTTGAGCTGGACGAGCCGCCTATGATGCTGGGAGCGGCATATGCCATCACACACCCGACGCGGCGCCCCGCCGCCAAGACGCGGGCGTGGATTGACTTCTTAGCCGAAGCACTCCCCGCTCTTGGCACCGATTGGTGA
- a CDS encoding zinc-binding alcohol dehydrogenase family protein, translating to MRAVAYQQHGTIDRAESLVDIELPDPVVTGRDLLVEVKAVSVNPVDTKVRSGSGPIRGDWRVLGWDAAGVVRSVGPDVNDFKAGDEVFYAGSIGRDGTNAELHLVDERIVGKKPASLDWAEAAALPLTAITAWEALFERLSVRTPVAGAAHALLIVGGAGGVGSMAIQLARQVPELIVIATASRPETQAWVGELGAHHVIDHRQPLARQVANLGIGAPAFVFSTTHTDEHIEQIAELIAPQGRFALIDDPKTLDVVPFKRKSVSTHWEFMFTRSMFETADMETQGQILSAIASLVDAGEVRTTLTERFSPINAANLKRAHQALESTSARGKIVIEGWQ from the coding sequence ATGCGCGCAGTAGCTTATCAGCAGCACGGCACGATCGATCGTGCGGAATCGCTCGTCGACATCGAGCTTCCCGATCCCGTAGTCACTGGGCGCGATCTCCTCGTCGAGGTGAAGGCCGTCTCGGTAAACCCGGTTGATACGAAGGTCCGCAGCGGCTCGGGTCCGATCCGCGGCGACTGGCGTGTGCTGGGTTGGGATGCCGCTGGTGTCGTTCGTTCCGTCGGCCCGGACGTGAACGACTTCAAAGCCGGGGACGAGGTGTTCTACGCGGGCAGCATCGGCCGCGATGGGACTAACGCCGAGTTGCACCTGGTCGATGAGCGCATTGTCGGGAAGAAGCCGGCCAGCCTCGATTGGGCAGAGGCAGCGGCGTTGCCGCTGACGGCGATCACCGCGTGGGAGGCCCTCTTCGAGCGATTGTCCGTGCGTACTCCTGTAGCCGGTGCAGCACATGCGCTGTTGATTGTCGGGGGTGCTGGCGGGGTAGGCTCGATGGCAATTCAGCTTGCTCGCCAAGTACCCGAGCTGATCGTCATTGCGACGGCCTCGCGCCCTGAAACGCAGGCCTGGGTGGGTGAGCTCGGTGCGCACCATGTCATCGATCATCGCCAGCCGCTGGCTCGGCAAGTGGCGAATTTGGGCATCGGCGCGCCGGCTTTCGTCTTCTCGACCACGCACACCGACGAGCATATCGAGCAGATCGCCGAGCTGATCGCCCCGCAGGGACGTTTTGCGCTCATCGACGACCCCAAGACGCTCGATGTCGTACCGTTCAAACGCAAGTCGGTGTCGACCCACTGGGAGTTTATGTTCACCCGGTCCATGTTCGAGACCGCTGATATGGAAACGCAGGGTCAGATCCTGTCGGCCATCGCCAGCCTCGTGGACGCCGGCGAGGTGCGCACCACCCTCACCGAACGGTTCTCCCCCATCAACGCCGCGAACCTCAAGCGTGCGCACCAGGCGCTTGAGAGCACTTCCGCACGCGGCAAGATCGTCATCGAGGGTTGGCAGTGA
- a CDS encoding LysR family transcriptional regulator yields MRYDLNLLPIFVALMEERSVTRAAERMGMTQPALSNALSRLRLMLQDQLFVRERYGIQPTPIALELAPLIAEALAQLDDAVLGQQAFDPAQAERLFTIAPNGYVEFVLVPAVVARLQKVAPGIKLRLTPYGNDLVETGVVSGTTALVLGRIVDPPDNLVVQHLMDEGLACAVRADHPDVGDAMTREQFETMKHVNIVPPGRMRAGLFQALAQQQLKRDVAISVTNFFAVAEMVAVTDYCATLPSLICRRLMHDPRLKILPAPVDLGSFPVEMAWHVRYRHDPAHRWLRTLIGEVITDLKGKTAAAATPSPA; encoded by the coding sequence GTGCGCTATGATCTGAACCTGCTGCCGATCTTTGTCGCGTTGATGGAGGAGCGCAGCGTCACGCGGGCCGCCGAGCGCATGGGCATGACACAGCCCGCCCTGTCTAACGCCCTATCGCGTCTACGACTAATGCTTCAGGACCAGCTGTTCGTCCGCGAGCGCTACGGCATCCAGCCGACCCCAATCGCGCTAGAACTCGCGCCGCTGATCGCCGAAGCGCTCGCACAGCTCGACGACGCGGTCCTCGGTCAGCAGGCCTTCGACCCCGCACAGGCCGAACGCCTCTTCACCATCGCGCCGAACGGCTATGTCGAATTCGTCCTCGTCCCCGCGGTCGTGGCGCGACTGCAGAAAGTCGCACCCGGCATTAAGCTCCGCCTGACCCCCTACGGCAACGATCTCGTTGAGACGGGCGTCGTGTCGGGCACGACGGCGCTCGTGCTGGGCCGCATCGTTGACCCGCCCGACAACCTCGTCGTCCAGCACCTGATGGACGAGGGGCTCGCCTGCGCCGTCCGCGCCGACCATCCGGACGTCGGCGATGCCATGACCCGCGAGCAGTTCGAGACGATGAAGCACGTCAACATCGTGCCGCCCGGACGGATGCGCGCCGGGCTCTTCCAGGCGCTGGCGCAGCAGCAGCTAAAGCGCGACGTCGCGATCTCCGTGACCAACTTCTTCGCGGTCGCGGAGATGGTGGCGGTGACCGACTATTGCGCCACCTTGCCCTCGCTCATCTGCAGGCGGCTGATGCACGACCCCCGGCTGAAGATCCTGCCGGCCCCGGTCGACCTCGGCAGCTTCCCCGTCGAGATGGCCTGGCACGTCCGCTACCGGCACGATCCCGCACACCGCTGGCTGCGGACGCTGATCGGCGAGGTCATCACCGATCTCAAGGGAAAGACGGCAGCGGCAGCCACGCCGTCGCCAGCCTGA
- a CDS encoding type 1 glutamine amidotransferase domain-containing protein, producing MSKGQVLVLGSNATQIGLRGGGTATIGQYLNETAVPALALLDAGYDIVLATPNGAKPHIDAVSVSVDHFGGDETAFQRAKDFFASHPAMNDVRSLRSVVEGGLDGFVGVFVPGGHAPVVDLMQDHDAGTILRHFHTAAKPTALLCHGPVAVVATLDDAPAFRKALEEGDDAGAADLARDWIYSGYRMTVFSASEEKIAEEQVLKGELFFDMEKALLSAGGDVSVTDKNFASNVVVDRELITGQNPASDQAMADALIEALDRAAA from the coding sequence ATGAGCAAGGGACAGGTTCTCGTTCTTGGATCGAACGCGACGCAGATCGGTCTGCGTGGCGGTGGTACCGCGACGATCGGTCAGTATCTCAACGAGACGGCGGTCCCCGCGCTGGCTCTGCTCGACGCCGGCTATGATATTGTTCTCGCCACGCCCAATGGGGCCAAGCCACACATCGACGCCGTCTCCGTTTCGGTTGATCATTTTGGCGGCGATGAGACGGCATTCCAGCGCGCCAAGGACTTTTTTGCCAGCCACCCGGCGATGAACGACGTCCGCAGCTTGCGCTCTGTCGTCGAGGGCGGCCTGGACGGCTTCGTCGGAGTGTTCGTGCCGGGCGGCCACGCTCCCGTCGTCGACCTGATGCAGGACCACGACGCGGGCACGATCCTCCGTCACTTCCACACGGCGGCCAAGCCGACCGCGCTCCTCTGCCACGGACCGGTAGCCGTTGTCGCTACGCTCGACGATGCTCCGGCCTTCCGCAAGGCGCTGGAGGAAGGCGATGACGCCGGGGCGGCCGACCTGGCGCGAGACTGGATCTACTCGGGCTACCGCATGACCGTCTTCTCGGCGAGCGAGGAGAAGATCGCCGAGGAGCAAGTGCTGAAGGGCGAGCTCTTCTTCGACATGGAAAAGGCGCTGCTCTCGGCCGGTGGCGACGTCTCGGTCACTGACAAGAACTTCGCTTCGAATGTCGTCGTGGACCGGGAGCTGATCACGGGTCAGAATCCGGCGTCGGACCAGGCCATGGCCGACGCTTTGATCGAAGCCCTCGATCGCGCCGCGGCGTGA
- a CDS encoding antibiotic biosynthesis monooxygenase, which produces MTANVKIVAVLTARADTVDRLHALLDAMLKPSRAEPGNLRYDLWQDQSDPNRFVLDELYADADAVAAHRATPHFQNYLSEIGDLAERGAFVLNPVSAT; this is translated from the coding sequence ATGACAGCCAACGTGAAGATCGTCGCCGTGCTCACCGCCCGTGCGGATACCGTCGACCGCCTGCACGCTCTGCTCGACGCCATGTTAAAGCCGAGCCGTGCGGAGCCGGGCAATTTGCGCTACGATCTCTGGCAGGACCAGAGCGATCCGAACCGCTTCGTCCTCGACGAGCTGTACGCGGACGCGGATGCAGTTGCCGCCCACCGCGCGACGCCCCACTTCCAGAACTACCTCTCTGAGATCGGCGATCTGGCCGAGCGCGGCGCGTTCGTCCTCAACCCCGTCTCCGCGACCTGA
- a CDS encoding SDR family oxidoreductase: MTKGIEGKVVLITGGSTGIGAETARLLAERGAKVAIAARRKDKLDEVVAQIAENGGTARAYALDVTDKSAVQSVVAAIVADFGRLDVLINNAGLMPIRPMAEVNTDEWDQMIDVNLKGTLYGIAAALPGFLEQGSGHIINLSSVAGIKVFAPGGTVYSGTKFAVSAISEGLRQEVGEKVRVTSIEPGAVESDLKFTTSGTAAETVLDFYKQAIPAASVARAIAFAVEQPDDVDINAIVIRPTAQQF; encoded by the coding sequence ATGACCAAAGGCATCGAAGGCAAGGTTGTTCTCATCACCGGCGGCAGCACCGGTATCGGCGCGGAAACCGCGCGGCTTCTCGCTGAACGCGGCGCCAAGGTGGCCATCGCCGCACGGCGCAAGGACAAGCTCGACGAGGTCGTCGCGCAGATCGCCGAGAACGGCGGAACGGCACGCGCCTATGCGCTTGACGTCACTGACAAGTCGGCGGTCCAGTCCGTCGTCGCCGCGATCGTCGCCGACTTCGGCCGTCTCGACGTACTGATCAACAACGCCGGTCTGATGCCGATCCGTCCGATGGCCGAGGTCAACACCGACGAGTGGGACCAGATGATCGACGTCAATTTGAAGGGCACGCTCTACGGCATCGCCGCGGCTCTTCCCGGCTTCCTGGAGCAGGGCAGCGGCCACATCATCAACCTGAGTTCGGTCGCCGGCATCAAGGTCTTCGCCCCGGGCGGCACGGTCTATTCCGGCACCAAGTTCGCCGTCAGCGCGATCAGCGAAGGTCTTCGCCAAGAGGTGGGCGAGAAGGTCCGCGTCACGTCGATCGAGCCCGGAGCCGTCGAGAGCGACCTGAAGTTCACGACGTCGGGTACGGCTGCTGAGACGGTGCTGGACTTCTACAAGCAGGCCATCCCGGCGGCATCGGTGGCGCGTGCTATCGCGTTCGCTGTCGAACAACCTGATGACGTCGACATCAACGCGATCGTCATCCGGCCGACCGCACAGCAGTTCTGA
- a CDS encoding antibiotic biosynthesis monooxygenase, whose amino-acid sequence MPKLALYVPLKAKPGKESEVADFLTSALPLVQAEPGTLTWYAIQEGPGAYAIFDTFDTEEDRQAHLDGKVAAALMDKADELFSEPPQIHKFTLLAAK is encoded by the coding sequence ATGCCCAAACTTGCGCTGTACGTGCCACTGAAGGCCAAGCCCGGAAAGGAGAGCGAAGTCGCGGATTTCTTGACCTCGGCGCTACCGCTCGTTCAAGCCGAACCCGGTACCCTGACCTGGTATGCGATCCAGGAAGGCCCCGGTGCGTACGCGATCTTCGATACGTTCGACACAGAGGAAGATCGGCAGGCGCATCTTGACGGCAAGGTTGCCGCCGCACTTATGGACAAGGCCGATGAGCTGTTCTCCGAACCGCCGCAGATCCATAAGTTCACCCTACTGGCAGCTAAATAG
- a CDS encoding S-(hydroxymethyl)glutathione dehydrogenase/class III alcohol dehydrogenase produces the protein MKSRAAVAFEAGKPLEIVEIDVAPPRKGEVLIRVTHTGVCHTDAYTLAGSDPEGVFPVVLGHEGAGIVVEVGEGVTSVGPGDHVIPLYTAECGKCDFCLSGKTNLCVAVRETQGKGLMPDGTTRFSYNGQPLYHYMGCSTFSEYTVVAEVSLAKINPEANPEHVCLLGCGVTTGIGAVHNTAKVQPGDSVAVFGLGGIGLAAIQGARQAKAGRIIAIDTNPSKFEVARQFGATECINPKDHDKPIQQVLIEMTGWGIDHTFECIGNVHVMRAALESAHRGWGQSIVIGVAGAGEEISTRPFQLVTGRVWKGSAFGGVKGRTQLPGMVEDAMRGDIDLAPFVTHTMGLEEINEAFELMHEGKSIRTVIHY, from the coding sequence ATGAAATCTCGCGCCGCTGTAGCCTTCGAGGCGGGCAAGCCACTCGAAATCGTCGAGATCGATGTCGCCCCACCCCGGAAAGGCGAAGTCCTCATACGGGTGACGCACACCGGTGTGTGCCACACCGACGCGTACACGCTGGCGGGGAGTGATCCGGAGGGTGTTTTCCCGGTGGTTCTGGGCCACGAGGGCGCGGGTATCGTTGTCGAGGTCGGTGAGGGCGTCACCAGCGTCGGACCGGGCGATCACGTGATTCCGCTCTACACCGCCGAATGCGGCAAGTGCGACTTCTGCCTGTCGGGCAAGACCAACCTGTGCGTCGCTGTCCGCGAAACGCAGGGCAAGGGCTTGATGCCCGATGGGACCACCCGCTTTTCGTACAATGGTCAGCCCCTCTATCATTACATGGGCTGTTCAACCTTCAGTGAATATACTGTCGTCGCCGAAGTCTCGCTCGCCAAGATCAATCCCGAGGCAAACCCCGAACATGTCTGCCTGCTCGGCTGCGGCGTCACGACCGGCATCGGCGCAGTCCACAATACCGCCAAGGTCCAGCCCGGAGACTCGGTCGCCGTGTTCGGCCTGGGCGGCATCGGCCTCGCGGCGATTCAGGGTGCGCGCCAGGCGAAGGCGGGTCGCATCATCGCCATCGACACCAATCCGTCCAAGTTCGAGGTGGCACGCCAGTTCGGTGCGACCGAGTGCATCAACCCCAAGGACCATGACAAGCCCATCCAGCAAGTGCTGATCGAGATGACGGGCTGGGGCATCGATCATACCTTCGAGTGCATCGGCAACGTCCACGTCATGCGCGCCGCGCTTGAATCAGCGCACCGTGGCTGGGGTCAGTCGATCGTGATTGGCGTTGCTGGCGCGGGCGAAGAAATCTCCACCCGTCCATTCCAGCTCGTTACGGGCCGAGTCTGGAAGGGGTCCGCTTTCGGCGGCGTCAAGGGACGTACACAGCTCCCCGGCATGGTCGAGGACGCCATGAGAGGCGATATCGATCTGGCCCCGTTCGTTACCCACACCATGGGTTTGGAGGAGATCAACGAGGCGTTCGAACTGATGCACGAAGGCAAGTCGATCCGCACGGTTATCCACTACTGA
- a CDS encoding zinc-dependent alcohol dehydrogenase family protein: MSRIVRIHEYGDASVLKIEDVAVPAPAADEVQIAVKAIGINRAEVMFRNHAYLQEAEFPSRLGYEAAGIVGTVGADVTGFAEGEAVSLIPPLDIARWGTYGEVANVPARLVVKHPAALSFEEAAAVWMQYVTAWGALVEQAKLGEGDFVIVTAASSSVGLAAFQIARMVGATVIATTRTGAKRQALLDAGAHHVVATGEEDLVAKVMEITDGQGARVVLDPVGGPSFESLTESMARGGILLEYGALSGEPTPFPLFSVLGKSLTLKGYLYSEIVSDDAALDRAKAFIVAGLESGALKPRIARTFPLDAIQDAHRFLESNDQIGKVVVTV; the protein is encoded by the coding sequence ATGAGCCGCATCGTTCGGATCCACGAATATGGCGACGCCAGCGTCCTCAAGATTGAAGATGTGGCAGTGCCCGCGCCCGCGGCCGACGAGGTGCAGATCGCTGTCAAGGCGATAGGCATAAACCGCGCCGAAGTGATGTTCCGCAACCATGCCTACCTTCAGGAAGCCGAGTTCCCGAGCCGCCTCGGCTACGAGGCTGCCGGTATTGTCGGCACGGTCGGCGCGGACGTGACCGGGTTTGCGGAAGGCGAAGCCGTCAGCCTCATCCCCCCGCTCGATATCGCGCGCTGGGGCACCTATGGCGAGGTCGCCAACGTGCCCGCCCGCCTCGTCGTCAAGCATCCGGCGGCGCTTTCGTTCGAGGAAGCGGCGGCCGTGTGGATGCAGTATGTCACCGCTTGGGGTGCGCTGGTGGAGCAGGCGAAGCTCGGCGAGGGCGATTTCGTCATCGTCACCGCTGCTTCCAGCAGCGTCGGTCTTGCTGCCTTCCAGATTGCGCGGATGGTCGGCGCTACGGTGATCGCGACGACGCGTACCGGCGCCAAGCGCCAGGCCCTGCTTGATGCCGGTGCACATCATGTCGTCGCGACCGGGGAAGAGGATCTGGTAGCGAAGGTGATGGAGATAACCGATGGTCAGGGTGCGCGCGTGGTGCTAGATCCGGTCGGAGGCCCGTCGTTCGAGTCGCTGACCGAGAGCATGGCACGCGGAGGCATCCTGCTCGAATATGGCGCGCTCAGCGGCGAACCGACGCCGTTCCCGTTGTTCTCCGTGCTGGGCAAGAGCCTCACGCTCAAGGGGTATCTCTACAGCGAGATCGTCTCGGACGATGCCGCCCTCGATCGCGCTAAGGCGTTCATCGTGGCGGGTCTGGAATCGGGCGCGCTCAAGCCGCGGATCGCGCGCACTTTCCCGCTCGACGCCATCCAGGACGCTCACCGCTTCCTCGAATCGAACGACCAGATCGGCAAGGTCGTCGTTACGGTCTGA
- a CDS encoding TetR/AcrR family transcriptional regulator encodes MTDTKARRGAGRPREFNTDAALDKAVRLFWQRGYEATSMADLVAETGVAAASLYAAFDNKAGLFAAVIERYAATFSVHLYEPINDPALSTFEAVKGLLERAASSFSEPGTPAGCFMYSAAAAVSPASAAIECLLRDKRIAAEALLIERLHRGAAQGELAADTDPAVLGKFINTVMEGMSVQARDGATINELLSIAEMALDRWPAAV; translated from the coding sequence ATGACAGACACGAAAGCTCGTCGTGGCGCAGGCCGCCCTCGAGAGTTCAACACTGACGCTGCGCTCGACAAGGCGGTACGGCTGTTCTGGCAGCGCGGCTACGAGGCGACATCGATGGCCGATCTGGTGGCAGAGACTGGCGTCGCCGCCGCCAGTCTCTATGCGGCGTTTGACAACAAGGCGGGGCTGTTCGCGGCGGTGATCGAGCGCTACGCTGCGACGTTCAGCGTCCACCTCTATGAACCCATCAACGATCCGGCGTTGTCCACCTTCGAGGCCGTCAAAGGCCTGCTGGAACGAGCGGCGTCATCGTTCTCGGAACCTGGAACGCCGGCCGGCTGCTTCATGTATTCGGCAGCGGCAGCCGTGTCGCCGGCGTCCGCCGCCATCGAATGCCTGCTGCGCGACAAGCGTATCGCGGCGGAGGCCCTCCTGATCGAGCGTTTACATCGGGGCGCCGCGCAGGGCGAGCTTGCGGCCGATACTGATCCGGCCGTCCTAGGCAAATTCATCAATACGGTCATGGAAGGCATGTCCGTTCAAGCGCGCGACGGCGCTACGATCAACGAACTTCTCTCCATCGCCGAAATGGCACTCGATCGATGGCCGGCTGCGGTTTGA